CGGCAAGTCGGAGTTCCTGCGGACCTTGGTGCTGTCGCTGATGGCCACGCACTCCCCCGAAGAGGTCAACTTCGTGCTCGTCGACTGGGCGGGTGACGGGACCTTCGCGGACTTCCGGGACGCCCCGCACGTCTCGGGGATCATCCCCACCCTGCGCGAGGATCCGCGGCTGGTCGCTCGCATGGGGGAAGCCCTGTCCGGTGAGATCCAGCGCCGCCAGGCGCTGCTCGGCAAGGTGCGGGCGCGCAACGTCTGGGAGTACCGGACCGAACGCGTCGAGCAGGACCTGCCCGCGCTGCCGATGCTGCTGGTGGTGATCGACGAGTTCACCGAGCTGCTCCACGAACAGCCCGAGCTGGCCGACCTGTTCGCGATGATCGGCCGGATGGGCCGTTCGCTGCAGGTGCAGCTGCTGCTGTCCGGGCGCCGCGTCGAGGAGTCCGCGCTGCGCGGCCTGGACGGGCACCTGACGTACCGGATCGCGCTGCGGACGCTCAACGCCGCCGATTCCCGCGCCGCGATCGGCGAGGGCGACGCCGCGGAGCTCCCCGACACCGGTGGTCACGGCTACCTCCGGCACGCGGCCGGGGTGCACCGGTTCCGCGCCGCCTACGTCTCCGGTCCCGCGCACGGCGATCAGCGCACCGGGGCGGAGTCGCGCAGCGAGCTGCGGCTCGCGGTGCGCCGGATGCGCGGCACCGGCCCGACCGCGAAACCGATCTGGCTGCCCCCGCTGCGGGAACCCCCGACGCTGGAGAAGCTGCTGCCACCGCTCGCCGAACGGCGTCGCGGACCGCGGCTGCGCACGCCGGTCGGCGTCGTCGACATGCCGTACGAGCACAAGCAGGAGACGGTGCGGGTCGACCTGTCCGGGGGTTCCGGGCACGTGGCCGTCGTCGGGTCGCCCGGTTCCGGGAAGTCGGCCGCGGTGCGCACCTTGCTGCTGTCGCTGGCCCAGACCCACACCCCGGAGGAGGTGCAGTTCTACTGCATCGACCTGGGCGGCGGCCGCCTGCGCGCGGTGCGCGACCTGCCGCACGTCGGCGCCGTCTCCGGGCGCGACGCCCCGGACGTGCTGCGCCGCACCATCGCCGAGCTGCGTGTCCTGCTGGCCTGGCGGGAGGCCCGCTTCATCGACCGCGGCATCGACTCGATGGAGACCTACCGCGATCAGCGCCGCCGCGGCGAAGGGCTCGACGATGATTCTTACGGGGACGTCTTCCTGATCATCGACGGCTGGGCTGCGCTGCAGGACGAGTTCGACGGCGCGGACCGGGACGTGGTCAACCTCGCTTCCCAGGGCCTCGGTTTCGGGCTGCACGTGGTCGTCACCGCGGACCGGTGGTCGGAGTTCCGGCCCGCGCTCAAGGATCTGCTCGGCACCCGGCTGGAACTGCGCTTGGCGGAACCGGCCGAGTCCGAGATCGACCACGACGCCGCCGAGCGGGTGCCCGACGACGAACCGGGGCGCGGCCTGCACCCGCCGAAGCTGCACATGCTCACCGCGCGCGCCGAGGGCGCCGAGGGCGAGGCCGGGGTCGCGGAGATGGTCGACAAGCTCCGCGACGGCTGGCCCGGCGCCCGCGCGCCCAGGGTCCGCCTGCTCCCGCTGCACTTGCCCTACGAGCAGCTGCCCGTCCCGGAGCGGCAGTCCCGGCCGGGTCTCGTGCCGATCGGCGTGAACGAGGACGGCATGGAGCCGATCCACCTGGATTTCCGGGCGGAACCGCACTTCTACGCCTTCGGCGAGGCGGCGGCGGGCAAGACCTCGTTGCTGCGCACCGTGATCCGCGGCATCACGACCCGCTACACCCCGAAGCAGGCCATGATCGTGCTGATCGACGTGCGGCGCGGTCTGCTCGGCTTCCCGAAGAGCCCGTACCTGGTGGAGCACGCGGTCAGCACCGACCAGCTGCGGGCCGCGGTCCGGGACTTGGCGGCGACGGTGCGCGACCGGCTGCCCGGTCCGGGCGTCGTGCGCGAGCGGTCGCGCACGCACCCGTGGTGGACGGGACCGGAGCTGTTCGTCGTGGTCGACGACTACGAACTCGTCTCCGCTCCGGGCGACAACGCGCTGGCGCCGCTGTCCGAGTTCGTGGCGCAGGCCTCCGCGGTGGGCCTGCACCTGGTGCTGGCCCGCGATTCGGCCCGCGCGAACCGCGCGCTGCACGACCCGATCATCGGCAGGATGCGCGAGATCTCCACTCCGGGCCTGCTCATGAGCGCCGACGCCGCCGAGGGCAGGCTCATCGGCAACGTCACCGCGAGCACGCTTCCGCCCGGCCGCGGCACCCTGGTCAGCCGTTCCCTCCGCAGCGGACCTCAGCAGATCCAGATCGCCCACATCCGGCCGGAATGACTCCGCCCCGGATGGCCGGGTGCGATCCCGGCGGTCACTTCACCTGCAGCACCTGTCCGGGCGCCGGGTTCGGCGACAGCGGAATGCGGTAGCGCAAGGTCAGGTAGTCGGCGATGTCGTGGAACAGCGGTGCCGACGACTTCGATTCCGGCGTGCCGCTCTTCGGCGCGTCCAGCATCAGCCCCACCACGAACCGCGGGTTGTCGGCGGGGACGATCCCGGCGAACGTGATCCAGTAGGTGCTGTTGCTGTAGCACTTGCAGGTCGGGTCGATCTGCTGCGCGGTGCCGGTCTTGCCGGAGATCTGGTAGCCCTCCAGCGCCGCGTCCGCGCCGGTGCCCTGCTGCGGTTCCTCCTGGACGACGGCGCGCAGCATGTCCTTCACGGTGTGCGCGGTCTCCGGGTTGACCACCCGCACGCCTTCGGGTCGGGGGCGTTCCACGCGCTCGCCGTCCGGCCCGGTCTCGGCCGCGATCACCCGCGGTGGCACGCGCACGCCGTCGTTGGCGATGGCCTGGTACATGCTGGCCATCTGCAGGACGGTCATGGACAGGCCCTGCCCGATGGGCAGGTTCGCGAACGTGCTGCCGGACCAGTCCTTGCGCGGCGGCACGAAACCGGCGCTCTCCCCCGGCAGTCCGATGCCGGTGGTCTCGCCGAGCCCGAACTTGTGCACCAGGTCGTTGAACCGGTCTTCGCCGAGCCGCTGCGCCGTCATCAGGGTGCCGACGTTGGAGGACTTGCCGAGCACGCCGGTGAAGGTCAGCGGCACCGTGCCGTGCGACCACGCGTCGCGGACGGTCCGGTCGGCCACCTTGATGCTGCCCGGCACCTGCAGCACGGTCTCCGGGCGCAGCAGGCCGTCCTCGATCGCCCCGGCGGCGGTGATCACCTTGTTCACCGAGCCAGGTTCGAACGGGTTGGTCACCGCCGGGTTGCCCAGGCCGTCCGGTCCCCAGGACGGCGAGTTCGGGTCGAAGGACTTGTCGTTGGCCAGCGCGTACACCTCACCGGTGTGCGCGTCGAGCACCACCGCTCCCGCGCTGCGCGCTCCGGCTTTGCGGGCGTAGTCGGAGAGCTTGTTCTGCACCATGTACTGCAGGTCGGAGTCCAGCGTCAGCTCCACGTCGGAGCCGGGCACGGCCGGTTCCAGCTCCCGTTCGGTGCCGGGGATGACGAGGTCGCTGCCCATCGCGGTGTCCGAGACCTTCTTGCCGTCGGTGCCCGCGAGCAGCTTGTCCATCGAGCTCTCCAGCCCGAGGCGGCCTTCGATCTTGCGCGCGTCCTGGCTCCACCGCGCCCCGCCGAGCACGTTCGCCCCGTTCTCGCCCGCCGGGTATTCGCGGGTGGCCCGGTACTCCTCGCCGATCTGCGGGTACTTCTCGGTGATCGTGCGGGCGAGCGCGGGTTCGATCAGCGGGCCGATCGTGGTGTAGGTCGACTTCGAGAACAGCGCCGCGAGCACGTCCTGCTCGGCGACGCGGTTGCCGAGGGTCTTCGTGATGAACCGCGCGATCTCCCGCTTGTACTGGTCCGAGGTGGGTTCCGAGGGATCTTCGGCGTGCGCCTTGTCCTGCTCGTCGGCGAGCCGCGTCGGCGTCGCGTAGAGCTGGCGGGCCTCGCTGCTGAACGCGAGCACGTTGCCGCTGCGGTCGGTGAAGGAACCGCGTTCGGCGGGGATCGCGTCGTTGGTGAAGCGCTGCTGAGCCGCCGCGGCGGCCAGGTCCTGCGCGTCGAAACCCTGCACCATGATCAATTTGGTGCCGGTGAGCACCAGTGCCACGACCAGTAACAACCGGCCGATGCGCAACCGCCTGGCGCTCCCGGCCACGTCGGTGCGCGCGGTCCGCCTCCCCCCGGCGGTCCGCGTCCCCCTGCGCACCATCAGTCCCCCTCCACCGCCGGAATCAGCGCGGCCTGTCGCTGCGGCGCCGGATCTTGCGCTCCGGGCGTCGGGTTCTGCTCGACCGGTTTCGGCGGTGTCGCCGGCCCGGTCGCGGCCTGCGGCTCACCGATCACGTGGACCGAGCCGTCGGGGTGCGTCACCAGGTGCGCGGGCGGTCCGGGCGGCGCCACCATGCCGAGCTCCGTCGCCTTGCGCTCCAGCGCGGGCGTGGAGTCGAGGTTGCTGACCTCGCGCAGCAGCTGCTCGCGGTGCTCGTTGAGCGCGGTGACCTCTTGTTCCGCCTGCTGCAGGCGGTACGAGCCGCCGACGGCGGCGATCGACAGCGACAGCGTCGCCACCAGCCCGACGCCGAGCAGGCCCATCACGGCGACCACCAGCGGGGCTCGCGACGTGGCGACCTTCGCCTGCAGCTGCCGGGCTCGCGGGCGCACCGCGGCCAGCCGCCACTGGCGGGGCTGGCGCTGCTCGGCCGCCTGGCGCTGGCGTCGCGGCCTGCGCTCCACGGTCTCCCTGGCGGAGCGGTCCCGCCGTTCCTCGCGGCGCGCGTAGGCGCGCTCGGCCGTCGCGGACCGGGTCCGCGCCTTCGAGGTCTGGGACTTCTTCTGCGGCTGCGCCTTCTTCGCCGGCTGGGTCTTGGTGGCCTGGTTCTTCGCCGCCCGGGTCGTCGTCGTCTTCGACTTCGTCGCGGAGTTCGACCGCTTGGCCGGGTCCTTCTTCTCCGCGGTGCCGGTGCGCGCTGCGGGCTTCTTGGCGCGTGCGGGTGCCGTCATGCCGCCTCCTTGATCCGTTCGGCGGCGCGCAGCCGCACCGAGGCGGCCCGCGGGTTGTCCGCCGTTTCCCGTTCACCGGCGAGTTCGGCGCCGCGGGTGAGCAGCCTCAGTTCGGGACCGTGGCCCGGCAGTTCCACCGGGAGGTCGACCGGGGTGCGTGACTTCGCGCGTTCGGCCAGTTCGCGCTTGACGATGCGGTCCTCCAGCGAGTGGTACGACAGCACCACGATCCGCCCGCCGGTCGCGAGCGAGTCCAGCGCCGCGGGCATCGCCCTGCCCAGCACGTCGAGCTCGGCGTTGACCTCGATCCGCAGTGCTTGGAAGGTGCGCTTCGCGGGATGCCCGCCGGTGCGGCGGCTGGCCGCGGGCACCGTGTCGTAGAGCATCCGCACCAGGCGGTCGCTGTGGTCGAAGGGCTCCTTGGCGCGTTCCCGCACGATCGCGTTCGCGATCTTCGAGGCGAACCGCTCCTCCCCGTACTGGCGCAGGATCCGCGCCAGCTCGCCGGGCGAGTAGGTGTTGAGCACCTCGGCCGCGGTGCGCTCGGCACCGGGGTCCATCCGCATGTCCAGCGGCGCGTCCTGCGAGTAGGCGAAACCGCGATCGGCCTCGTCCAGCTGCAACGACGACACCCCGAGGTCGAACAGCGCACCGTCCACAGTGGGCAGTTCGAGGTCGGCGAGCACGTCGGCCCACTCGTCGTAGATCGCGTGCACCAGGTGCAGCCGGTCCCGGAAGGGGGCGAGCCGCTGCCCCGCGAGCCGCAGGGCCTCCGGGTCCCGGTCCAGCCCGACGAGCGTCAGCTGCGGGTGCGCCCGCAACAGCGCTTCCGCGTGGCCGCCCATGCCGAGCGTGGCGTCCACCACGACCGCCGGGCCGCCGCTGAGCGCGGGCGCCAGCAGTTCCAGCGTCCGATCCAGCGCCACCGGAACGTGCCGGTCCTGGGCAGAACCCCGCTCGGCGTCTCCTGGCGAGTCCTCCTGCGCCACGGCGGTTCCTCCCTCCCGCAAACCGGTCACTGCTGCCGTGCTCCTCTGTGTTCTCGTGTCGTTGTCGGTTCGTCCGGGTCCGCTGGACCCGATCGCCACCACCTGCCGCGACTCCACCGCGATGGGCGAACCCACCACCGCGCGAGTCCACGGAGGACGAACGCCGTCCCGGCCGTCCGCGACCCGGGCGCCGCCGCCCGGACGGGCCCGTCGCCGCGGCCCGCGCACGTCCGGAGTTCCGCACCCGGCTCGCCGAACCGCGCGAGATCCACCGCTCCTGGTGACCTCAGGTCCCAGTCCGCTCGGGGTGTTCTGGTGCCGGGGAAGGTGCACCAGGACACGTGAGCGGACCGAGGCCTCACGCCACCGGGACCGCTAGAAGACTCCGGGCAGGACCTCCTCCCGGGCCTGCGCGTAGCTCTCCTCGTGCTCGTCGAGGTAGCTCTGCCAGCTCTCGGCGTTCCAGATCTCCAGCCGGTTGATCGCGCCGATCACCACGCAGTCCTTCTCCAGGCCCGCGTAGCGGCGCAGTTCGGCGGTGATCGGGATCCGGCCCTGTCCGTCCGGCCGCTGCTCGTCGGTGCCCGCGAACAGGTACCGCTGGTAGGCGCGGACGGATTCGTTGGTCAGCGGAGCCTCGGCGACCTTGCGGGCCATCTGCTCGAACTCGGCGCGCGGGAAGACGTAGAGGCAGTGGTCCTGTCCTTTGGTGACCATCAGCCCCCCTGCCAGTGCGTCCCGGAACTTCGCCGGCAGCGTCAGACGACCTTTGTCGTCGAGCTTGGGGTTGTGGGTACCGAGGAACATCCCGGTCCACCTCCCCCCTCGGGCCTGCGGCCCGACGACTCCACCTCGACGGGAGACCGGCGATGCCGACCACCCCGCACTCCCCGGAGCCGGGCGGGACCCCCGTCTGCCCCACCGAGCGCCACAGTACCCCACTTCACTCCACCGTCAACCTGGAACGCCGTCCGACGCGCCACGGCGTGTCGGACGTTTGCCCAGCTAGGGGGCCTCTGAAGGAAAGCCCGCGGAGGTGGGGGACGGGTGGGGGCCGCCGGCCGGAAACGACCTCCCGGCGGCCGCCGATCATGCCGGGGAGCACTCCGGGCCGCCTTCGGGCGCCGCCGCGGGTCCGCGGTGGGGGAAGGTGGGGAACGCCCCAGGACACCGGCACCGGTACGGCGGCCGCCTGCGGTTTGGCACACTGCAAAGGCACCTGAGCGCGCGATCGCCGACCACACGACCGCCGATCGCCGGTCGACGGGCGCCGGCAGCGACGTCAACGCGGACGCGGCGTGCCGCTGCGCTCGGAGGAACACCTGGAGGTTGCGTGACGCCCAACATGCCCACGTCCGGCACTGCGTTCGCCGGTGGCGGGCACGCCGACGCCGTGACCCGCGGCAACGGCGGGCACGTGCGGGAGACCGAGCCCGCGACGATCGCCACGCTGCACGGCACCGTGCAGCGGATCGCGGCCAACGTCGAGCAGGTCCTCGTCGGCAAGCCCGAGGTGGTGCGGATCGCACTGGTCACCCTGCTCGCGGAAGGCCACCTCCTGGTGGAGGACGTGCCGGGCGTGGGCAAGACCTCGCTCGCGAAGGCTCTCGCCCGCTCCATCGACTGCACCGTGAACCGGATCCAGTTCACCCCGGACCTGCTGCCCAGCGACATCACCGGTGTCTCGCTCTACAACCGGCAGGCCGAGAGCTTCGAGTTCCGGCCCGGCCCGGTGTTCGCGAACATCGTCGTCGGCGACGAGATCAACCGCGCGTCCCCGAAGACCCAGTCCGCCCTGCTGGAGTGCATGGAGGAGGACCAGGTCACGGTCGACGGCGAGACCTACGCGCTGGACGCGCCGTTCATGGTGATCGCCACCCAGAACCCGATCGAGATGGAAGGCACCTACGCGCTGCCCGAGGCGCAGCGCGACCGGTTCACCGCGCGGGTGTCCATCGGCTATCCCGATCCGCAGGCGGAACTGGCGATGGTCGACGAGCACACCGGCCGCGAACCGATGGAGCAGCTGCGCCCCGTCGCCGACGCCGACCAGATCCGCGCGCTGCTGCGCGCGGTGCGCGGGGTGCACGTGAGCACCGAGCTGCGCCGCTACGTGATCGACCTGGTCACCGCCACCCGCACCTTGCCGGAGCTGCGGCTCGGCGCCTCCCCCCGGTCCACGTTGCAGCTGGTGCGCGCGGCCCGCGCGCAGGCCGCGCTGTCCGGGCGGGACTACGTGATCCCGGACGACGTGCAGAACGTCGCGGTACCGGTCCTGGCGCACCGGCTGGTGCTGACCAGCGAGGCGCGGGCGACTCGTCGTTCCGCGTCCGACCTGGTGGGGTCGCTGCTGCGCCGGGTCGAGGTGCCGCGCGGCGACACCGGGCCCCGGCGGTAGGCCCGTGCTGTCCGGCCTGACCGTCCGGGGCCGCTGCCTGCTCGCCGCGGGCGTGGCCGCGGCGGTGTGCTCGCTCGTGCTCGACGAACGGGACCTCCTGCGGATCGCGGCGTTCGTGGTGGTGCTGCCGCTGCTGGCGCTGCTGCTGGCGAGCCGGGCGCGGCACGGGGTGCGCGTCCGGCGGGAGGTGCTGCCGGGGCGGGTCCCGGTCGGCGGGAACGTCGCGGTGCGCCTGCACGTCACGGGCTCCGGCGGGGTGCCGGTCGGCGGGCTGCTGCTGGAGGACGGCGTGCCGCACGCGCTCGGCGGTCGGCCGCGGTTCCGGCTGGACCACGTGCGCCGGTCGGGCGCGGTGCTGGAGTACCCGGCGAGCCCGGGGCTGCGCGGAATCCACCAGATCGGCCCGTTGCGCACCCGGATCGGCGATCCGTTCGGCCTCACCGAGTTCGAGCACGAACTGGCCGGCCGCAGCCGTCTGGTGGCGGTGCCGAAGGTGGTGCCGCTGGGCGGGTTGCCCGCCGGTTCAGGTCTCGGCACCGGGGAGGACGGGTCGACGCGGCTGCGGGCCGGGCACGGCGACGACGACACGATGGTCCGCGAGTACCGGCACGGCGACGACATCCGGCGCGTGCACTGGAAGAGCACCGCGAAGCGGGACGAGCTGATGGTGCGCGTCGAGGAACGGCCGTGGCACGGCGGCGTGACGGTGCTGCTCGACCGGCGGTCCGCCGCGCACCGCGGGACGGGCGCGGCGGCGAGCTTGGAGTGGGCGGTCTCGGCCGCCGCCAGCATCTGCGCGCACCTGCACGCGAACGGCCAGCAGGTCCGGCTGGTCACGGAGGACGCCGCGACGCTCAGCGGCGGCCCCGGCCCGTTCGACGGCGGCCAGGACGATTCGGCGATGCTGGACGCGCTGGCGGCGGTGCGCCCGTCGGCGCAGCGCGACCTGGTGTGCCCGCAGGATCCGGGCAGCGGTCAGGAACTGATCGCGGTGCTGGGCGCCACGACCACCGCCGGTGTGCAGGAGCTGACCCGGCTGCGCCCGGAGCGGGCGCGCAGCCTCGCGCTGCTGCTGGACGTGCGCACGTGGGCCGGTGATCCGTCCGATGGTTCGTTCGCGCCGCAGCGCACCGCGGAGCGGTTGCGCGCTTCCGGCTGGACCGTGGTCGTCGTCGACGGGCCGCGGTCGTCGCTGGCGGGCGCGTGGGGCAGGTTGTGCCAGGCGGCGCCGGTCGGCACCGCCGGTTCGGGGGCGATGTCGTGAGCACTCGGGTTCGTCCGGCGAGCACGACGGCGGTGTCGACGCTGGCCGCCGTGGTGGCGACGCTGACCGCGTCGACCGCGTTCACCGGCATCCTCGGCGACGGCCGCTGGATCGTCCCGGCGGTGCTGGCGGTCGTCGTGGTCGGCGGCACCGGTCTGCTGGGGCGCACGTTGCGCTGGTGGACGCCGCTGATCGTGCCCGCGCAGGCGGCCGTGCTGGCGATGCTGCTGTCGGCGCTGTTCACCGGGCAGGCGCTGCTGGGGTTCCTGCCGGGTTCGGGTGCGCTCGGCGAGCTGTCCGGGTTGCTCGGTCAGGCGATGACGGTGGCGCGGGAGGGCGTTCCGCCCGTTCCGGTGGAGCTCCCGCTGCAGGTGCTGATCTGCCTCGGACTGGGCGTGGTGGCGCTGCTAGTCGACGTGATCGCGGTGAGCGCGGGCGTGCCCGCCGTCGCGGGGCTGGTGCTGCTGTGCGTGGTGGCGATCCCCGCGTCGCTGGCGCCGAACATGCTGCCGTGGTGGACGTTCGTGGCAGGCGCCGCGGGTTTCGCGTTGCTGCTGGCGTGCTCCGGCAGGCATCGCCACGGCAGCGGCGGCCGGGAGGAACTGGGCCGCCGGGGCGTGGCGCTGGCCGCCGCGGCCGGGGTGGTCTCCCTGCTCACGGGTGTCGTGTTCACCGGGGTGGGCACCGAGGGCCGGTTGCCGGGTGGCGCCGCCACGGGTTACGGGTCGGGCACCGGCGGCATCGGGTTGCGGCCGTTCACGTCGCTGCGCGGCCAGCTCGACCGGGACAGCCCGGTCGACCTGTTCCGGGTGAGGGGGTTGCCGGAGCCCACGTACCTGCGGGCGATGACGTTGCAGCACTTCGACCCGGGCCGCGGGTGGGAGCTCGGCACGCTCAACGCCGGGGTGGACGCCCGCGAGCCGCTGCCGCTGCCGACGGGCACGAACACGCTGGCGCAGGGCCCGACGGCCACGGTGAACATCGATCCGGTCGGCTACCGCGATCCGTGGCTGCCGATCTTCGGCCTGCCGCGGTCCGTGGACGGGATGGGTGATCAGTGGCGCTACGACCCGGGCAGCGGTGTCGTGTTCACCCAGACCCGCCAGGAGAGCAGGCCGTACGTGGAGACGGTCACGTTGCCGTCCCCCACTCCGCAGCAGCTGCGCGAGGCGAACGGCCCGGTGGACGTGGCCCCGGAGTACTTGAACACCGATGGTGTGTCGCCGCGCATCGCGGAGCTGTCCCAGCGGCTCACAGCGGACGCGCCGACCGACTTCGACAAGGCCGTGGCGCTGCAGCGGTTCTTCACGGACCGTTCGAACGGGTTCCGGTACGACCTGAGCACGGGCCCGTCGACGAGCGGGAACGCCTTGGAGGACTTCCTGTTCCGCGGCAAGCGGGGCTTCTGCGAGCAGTTCGCCTCGTCGATGGGCGTGCTGCTGCGCTCGGCGGGAGTGCCCGCTCGGGTCGCGGTCGGGTTCACCTCCGGCTACCGCGACGGGGACGAGCGCGTGATCAGCACGAACGACGCGCACGCCTGGGTGGAGGCGTACTTCCCGCAGTACGGCTGGGTCACGTTCGACCCGACTCCGCTGGCCGATGGCCGCACGGCGCTGCCCGAGTACTTGAACCCGCCCGCCCCCGCTCCCGCTCCGACGCCGGATTCGGGCGAGCAGCAGCAGCCGACGGAGTCCACCGCTCCCCAGCCGGAGGCCCCCGTCCCCGGTGACGCCGAGCAGGCCCCGGCTCCTGAGGCGCCGCGGCCTGGTTCCGGTGGTGCGTGGGTCGCGACGGGTCTCGTCCTGCTGGCGGCGCTGCTGCTGGGCATGGCGCCCGCGGTGCTGCGCGAGATCAGGCGCAGGCGGCGGCTGACCGCGATCCGCGCGGACGCGCCCGGCGCCGCGGGCTCGGCTTGGCGAGAGCTGCTGGACGAGTTCACCGACCGAGGCGGCGCCCCCGCTGACACCTCCGCGACGGTGCGCTCCACGGCGGCGACCATCATCACCACCCACGACCTGGACGAGGACGCCGCCCGAGCGGTCCACGACCTGGTCACGGCGGTGGAACGAGAGTGGTACGCCCCCACCGGCCACACCACGACCACGATGGCACCACCCCCCGCCGACACCCTCGCCCGAGCCCTCAGCGCCCTCCAGCACCGGTCTCCCCTGACCTGGCGCCAACGCCTCCTCCCCCGCTCAGTGCTCCCCCACCGCCCCGACCAGCAAGACACAACCCCCTGACACCACCCGGAGCACACAACCGCCCAGCTGAGCGACCGAAGTCGGCTCACCGGGAAGAAAACCCCAGGCCAAGAGCCCGCGCAGCAACCGGCGAAGCCCACCAGCAAGGCCGCCCAGCACCAGAAGGCGGCACCTCGACCGGCAAAGCCACACAGCAGGCAAGCAAAGCCCCACCGAAGGCAACACCCAGCGGCAAAGCCGCGCCTGCCTAGCAGCCGAAGGCCGTGCCTAGCGGCGAAGCCGCGCCTTGAGCGGGCGAAGCCACGCCTGTCTTGCGGCGAAGCCGTGCCTGTATTCGCGCAGCGAATAGCCCACGTCGAAAAGCCGCCCACCGGCGGGTTCTCAGTCGCTTCCTCGCGAGGACAGCTTTTTCCCTCGTGGCGGAGCCACTCGGGAAAAAGATCCCGCAGCGAGGAAGCGACTGAGGTTCCGCCACCCGG
This window of the Saccharopolyspora gloriosae genome carries:
- the rsmH gene encoding 16S rRNA (cytosine(1402)-N(4))-methyltransferase RsmH, giving the protein MAQEDSPGDAERGSAQDRHVPVALDRTLELLAPALSGGPAVVVDATLGMGGHAEALLRAHPQLTLVGLDRDPEALRLAGQRLAPFRDRLHLVHAIYDEWADVLADLELPTVDGALFDLGVSSLQLDEADRGFAYSQDAPLDMRMDPGAERTAAEVLNTYSPGELARILRQYGEERFASKIANAIVRERAKEPFDHSDRLVRMLYDTVPAASRRTGGHPAKRTFQALRIEVNAELDVLGRAMPAALDSLATGGRIVVLSYHSLEDRIVKRELAERAKSRTPVDLPVELPGHGPELRLLTRGAELAGERETADNPRAASVRLRAAERIKEAA
- a CDS encoding DUF58 domain-containing protein; this translates as MLSGLTVRGRCLLAAGVAAAVCSLVLDERDLLRIAAFVVVLPLLALLLASRARHGVRVRREVLPGRVPVGGNVAVRLHVTGSGGVPVGGLLLEDGVPHALGGRPRFRLDHVRRSGAVLEYPASPGLRGIHQIGPLRTRIGDPFGLTEFEHELAGRSRLVAVPKVVPLGGLPAGSGLGTGEDGSTRLRAGHGDDDTMVREYRHGDDIRRVHWKSTAKRDELMVRVEERPWHGGVTVLLDRRSAAHRGTGAAASLEWAVSAAASICAHLHANGQQVRLVTEDAATLSGGPGPFDGGQDDSAMLDALAAVRPSAQRDLVCPQDPGSGQELIAVLGATTTAGVQELTRLRPERARSLALLLDVRTWAGDPSDGSFAPQRTAERLRASGWTVVVVDGPRSSLAGAWGRLCQAAPVGTAGSGAMS
- the eccCb gene encoding type VII secretion protein EccCb, with translation MSRDGARYALLVATSEYFDPRLRGLHASEETQELKQLLADHDIGRFDVVHALINETKAAIERAIEELFAKCEPGDVVLLYIAGHGIKNDDNQLFFAAGNTDLNLPYSTAVPAQIVHRMITECQAGSKAVVLDCCYSGVFNDGAVPRSGDAVNLEEQLGGGLFTMTASNEIEYAYETPRPREDRPQPGSTFTSAIIEAMRTGAPDTDHDGKMTFNELYKFVHKRVTEEGRQTPTRGGNQHGDMIFSWVRGARYTVDLRPVRIGELLADHPKDGDATSPVPIGRTRASDRQSVEHVELDLFRHNTHVAVVGRIHSGKSTLLETLIYSLTAISGADQVQFKCLDGDGRLAGLAQVYSAGHTAEAVIELLGEVKELIARRRELFAAGISTIARYRRLRRERPDLLEGSDHAETFLIIDGWAWFAGHVPDLADAVIEIASAGLTFGVHVIVTARGWSELPDELVDLISGRIELSLPDPAESKLDPELAKLLPTEGWAQHEGRAFQIAQPHFDESPDDIAGLVAALSGTAEPEAAPPPAPSSSGALGLFPLLGRPDVTAFDPSETWRPRLIEQRYQAVIGAWDDTPITLDLKDAAKGGMGPHGLCVGDAGSGKSEFLRTLVLSLMATHSPEEVNFVLVDWAGDGTFADFRDAPHVSGIIPTLREDPRLVARMGEALSGEIQRRQALLGKVRARNVWEYRTERVEQDLPALPMLLVVIDEFTELLHEQPELADLFAMIGRMGRSLQVQLLLSGRRVEESALRGLDGHLTYRIALRTLNAADSRAAIGEGDAAELPDTGGHGYLRHAAGVHRFRAAYVSGPAHGDQRTGAESRSELRLAVRRMRGTGPTAKPIWLPPLREPPTLEKLLPPLAERRRGPRLRTPVGVVDMPYEHKQETVRVDLSGGSGHVAVVGSPGSGKSAAVRTLLLSLAQTHTPEEVQFYCIDLGGGRLRAVRDLPHVGAVSGRDAPDVLRRTIAELRVLLAWREARFIDRGIDSMETYRDQRRRGEGLDDDSYGDVFLIIDGWAALQDEFDGADRDVVNLASQGLGFGLHVVVTADRWSEFRPALKDLLGTRLELRLAEPAESEIDHDAAERVPDDEPGRGLHPPKLHMLTARAEGAEGEAGVAEMVDKLRDGWPGARAPRVRLLPLHLPYEQLPVPERQSRPGLVPIGVNEDGMEPIHLDFRAEPHFYAFGEAAAGKTSLLRTVIRGITTRYTPKQAMIVLIDVRRGLLGFPKSPYLVEHAVSTDQLRAAVRDLAATVRDRLPGPGVVRERSRTHPWWTGPELFVVVDDYELVSAPGDNALAPLSEFVAQASAVGLHLVLARDSARANRALHDPIIGRMREISTPGLLMSADAAEGRLIGNVTASTLPPGRGTLVSRSLRSGPQQIQIAHIRPE
- a CDS encoding peptidoglycan D,D-transpeptidase FtsI family protein — encoded protein: MVRRGTRTAGGRRTARTDVAGSARRLRIGRLLLVVALVLTGTKLIMVQGFDAQDLAAAAAQQRFTNDAIPAERGSFTDRSGNVLAFSSEARQLYATPTRLADEQDKAHAEDPSEPTSDQYKREIARFITKTLGNRVAEQDVLAALFSKSTYTTIGPLIEPALARTITEKYPQIGEEYRATREYPAGENGANVLGGARWSQDARKIEGRLGLESSMDKLLAGTDGKKVSDTAMGSDLVIPGTERELEPAVPGSDVELTLDSDLQYMVQNKLSDYARKAGARSAGAVVLDAHTGEVYALANDKSFDPNSPSWGPDGLGNPAVTNPFEPGSVNKVITAAGAIEDGLLRPETVLQVPGSIKVADRTVRDAWSHGTVPLTFTGVLGKSSNVGTLMTAQRLGEDRFNDLVHKFGLGETTGIGLPGESAGFVPPRKDWSGSTFANLPIGQGLSMTVLQMASMYQAIANDGVRVPPRVIAAETGPDGERVERPRPEGVRVVNPETAHTVKDMLRAVVQEEPQQGTGADAALEGYQISGKTGTAQQIDPTCKCYSNSTYWITFAGIVPADNPRFVVGLMLDAPKSGTPESKSSAPLFHDIADYLTLRYRIPLSPNPAPGQVLQVK
- the mraZ gene encoding division/cell wall cluster transcriptional repressor MraZ, whose protein sequence is MFLGTHNPKLDDKGRLTLPAKFRDALAGGLMVTKGQDHCLYVFPRAEFEQMARKVAEAPLTNESVRAYQRYLFAGTDEQRPDGQGRIPITAELRRYAGLEKDCVVIGAINRLEIWNAESWQSYLDEHEESYAQAREEVLPGVF
- a CDS encoding MoxR family ATPase, translated to MTPNMPTSGTAFAGGGHADAVTRGNGGHVRETEPATIATLHGTVQRIAANVEQVLVGKPEVVRIALVTLLAEGHLLVEDVPGVGKTSLAKALARSIDCTVNRIQFTPDLLPSDITGVSLYNRQAESFEFRPGPVFANIVVGDEINRASPKTQSALLECMEEDQVTVDGETYALDAPFMVIATQNPIEMEGTYALPEAQRDRFTARVSIGYPDPQAELAMVDEHTGREPMEQLRPVADADQIRALLRAVRGVHVSTELRRYVIDLVTATRTLPELRLGASPRSTLQLVRAARAQAALSGRDYVIPDDVQNVAVPVLAHRLVLTSEARATRRSASDLVGSLLRRVEVPRGDTGPRR